A genomic window from Brassica oleracea var. oleracea cultivar TO1000 chromosome C8, BOL, whole genome shotgun sequence includes:
- the LOC106311882 gene encoding alpha-glucan water dikinase 1, chloroplastic, translated as MSNSVVHHLLNRGFTRPVSFEHRNKLNSSCLPAVGKIGKSSLGTQLYGRGLKKTGRRLITETGRPVSFVTRAVLAMDPASQTVEKFNLDGNIDLLVEVTSATVREVNIQIAHTSDSLLLHWGAIRDNNEKWALPSRCPDRTINYKNRALRTPFVKSGGNAYLKLEIDDNAIHAIEFLIFDESRNKWYKSNGQNFRINLPTERNVDHNVSVPEDLVQIQAYLRWERNGKQNYSPEKEKEEYEVARTELREEMMRGASVEDLRAKLLKKDNNTSDSPKSKGTSSSEQESQKKVSKQPKQKQYFSTEKIQRKARDLNKLICKHVADFVDPKSISSTEPRALTTLELYAIAKEEQETTPVFSKKTFKLEGSAILVLVSKLSGKTKIHLATDFKEPITLHWALSQSGGEWLDPPSDILPPNSLPVRGAVDTQLTIASTDLPSPVQTFELEIEGDSYKGMPFVLNVGERWIKNNDSDFYVDFAKEEKHVQKDHGDGKGTAKNLLDKIADLESEAQKSFMHRFNIAADLVDEAKNAGQLGFAGILVWMRFMATRQLVWNKSYNVKPREISQAQDRLTGGLQDVYVSYPEYRELLRMIMSTVGRGGEGDVGQRIRDEILVIQSKNKCKGGMMEQWHQKLHNNTSPDDVIICQALMDYIKSDFDMSVYWKTLNDNGITKERLLSYDRAIRSEPGFSSEQKDGLLRDLGHYMRTLKAVHSGADLESAIQNCMGYQDDARGFMVGVQINPISGLPSGYPDLLRFVLEHVEEKNVEPLLEGLLEARQELRPLLLKSHDRLKDLLFLDLALDSTVRTAIERGYEQLNDAGPEKIMYFISLVLENLALSSDDNEDLIYCLKGWQFALSMFKSKKDHWALYAKSVLDRSRLALQSKAERYLEILQPSAEYLGSCLGVEQWAISIFTEEIIRAGSAAALSSLVNRLDPVLRQTANLGSWQVISPVEVVGYVIVVDELLTVQNKTYDRHTIIVANRVRGEEEIPDGAVAVLTPDMPDVLSHVSVRARNGKICFATCFDSDILSDLQAMDGKLLSLKPTSADVVYSEVNDSELSNLSSDNSEEAPPSISLVKKQFVGRYAISSEEFTNDLVGAKSRNIGYLKGKVPSWVGIPTSVALPFGVFEKVISEKANQAVSEKLQVLKKSLDEGDQDALGGIRKTVLGLVAPPELVEELKSTMKKSDMPWPGDEGEQRWEQAWAAIKKVWASKWNERAYFSTKKVKLDHDYLCMAVLVQEVINADYAFVIHTTNPSSGDSSEIYAEVVKGLGETLVGAYPGRSLSFITKKNNLDSPLVLGYPSKPIGLFIRRSIIFRSDSNGEDLEGYAGAGLYDSVPMDEEDKVVLDYTTDPLITDESFQKKILSDIARAGDAVEKLYGTAQDIEGVIRDGKLYVVQTRPQV; from the exons ATGAGTAACTCCGTGGTTCATCACTTACTTAACCGGGGTTTCACTCGTCCTGTGAGTTTTGAACATCGTAACAAGCTCAACTCGTCTTGCCTTCCTGCTGTGGGGAAGATTGGCAAGTCAAGTCTGGGTACACAGTTATACGGGAGAGGTCTTAAAAAGACAGGACGGAGGCTGATCACTGAGACAGGAAGACCTGTTTCGTTTGTTACACGAGCTGTGCTTGCCATGGATCCTGCTTCTCAG ACGGTGGAGAAATTTAATCTTGACGGAAACATTGACTTACTG GTTGAAGTCACTTCTGCAACTGTAAGAGAAGTGAATATCCAGATAGCTCACACAAGTGACTCATTGCTTCTACACTGGGGTGCAATACGTGACAACAATGA GAAATGGGCTCTACCTTCTCGCTGTCCGGATAGAACTATAAACTACAAGAACAGGGCGCTTAGAACTCCATTTGTGAAA TCAGGTGGCAACGCTTACCTTAAACTAGAGATAGATGATAACGCCATACACGCTATCGAGTTTCTTATATTTGACGAAAGTCGGAACAAATG GTACAAAAGCAATGGTCAAAATTTTCGTATAAACTTACCCACGGAAAGGAATGTGGATCACAATGTTTCTGTCCCTGAGGATCTTGTACAGATCCAAGCATATCTTAGATGGGAGCGTAATGGTAAACAAAACTACAGCCCTGAGAAAGAGAAG GAGGAGTATGAAGTCGCCCGTACGGAGCTACGAGAGGAAATGATGAGAGGGGCTTCAGTGGAAGATCTCCGAGCAAAGCTGTTGAAGAAAGATAACAACACCAGTGACTCTCCAAAATCTAAGGGGACTTCATCCAGTGAACAGGAGTCGCAGAAAAAAGTTTCCAAGCAACCGAAGCAAAAACAATATTTTAGCACTGAGAAGATCCAGCGCAAAGCAAGGGACCTGAATAAGCTTATATGTAAGCACGTTGCTGATTTTGTCGACCCAAAATCCATATCCTCAACTGAACCACGGGCCTTAACAACTCTGGAGTTATACGCCATAGCAAAGGAGGAACAAGAAACTACTCCAGTCTTTAGCAAGAAAACATTCAAGCTTGAAGGCAGCGCGATTCTG GTTCTTGTCAGTAAACTTTCCGGAAAGACGAAAATTCATCTGGCAACTGATTTCAAAGAGCCAATAACCCTTCACTGGGCTTTGTCTCAAAGTGGTGGAGAGTGGTTG GACCCACCTTCAGATATACTGCCACCAAACTCTTTGCCAGTACGTGGCGCTGTTGATACACAACTGACTATTGCCTCAACAGATCTTCCTAGTCCG GTACAAACTTTTGAGTTGGAAATAGAAGGCGACAGTTACAAGGGCATGCCATTTGTACTCAATGTTGGTGAAAGGTGGATTAAAAATAATGACAGTGACTTTTATGTGGACTTTGCTAAAGAAGAAAAACATGTTCAGAAG GATCATGGTGATGGAAAAGGTACAGCCAAGAATTTACTGGATAAAATCGCAGATCTGGAAAGCGAGGCCCAGAAGTCTTTCATGCATCG ATTCAACATTGCAGCAGATCTTGTGGACGAGGCAAAAAATGCTGGTCAGCTGGGCTTTGCAGGGATACTAGTTTGGATGAGGTTTATGGCTACAAGACAGCTTGTGTGGAACAAAAGCTATAATGTTAAGCCAAG GGAGATAAGCCAAGCGCAGGATAGGCTGACTGGCGGTCTACAGGACGTTTATGTAAGTTATCCAGAGTACAGAGAACTCTTGCGGATGATAATGTCTACTGTTGGTCGAGGCGGTGAAGGAGATGTTGGGCAACGAATCCGAGACGAAATTCTAGTCATCCAG AGCAAAAATAAATGCAAGGGTGGAATGATGGAGCAATGGCATCAGAAGTTGCATAACAACACTAGTCCAGATGATGTTATCATTTGTCAG GCTTTGATGGATTATATCAAAAGTGACTTTGACATGAGTGTTTACTGGAAGACTTTGAATGACAATGGCATAACCAAAGAGCGACTCTTAAGTTATGATCGTGCCATACGTTCTGAACCAGGTTTTAGTAGTGAACAAAAGGATGGTCTCCTCCGTGATCTTGGACACTACATGAGGACTTTAAAG GCTGTTCATTCAGGGGCAGACCTTGAATCGGCTATACAAAATTGCATGGGCTACCAAGACGAT GCCAGAGGTTTCATGGTCGGGGTGCAGATAAATCCTATATCAGGATTGCCTTCTGGATATCCA GACTTGCTTCGTTTCGTCCTAGAACATGTTGAAGAAAAGAATGTTGAACCACTTCTTGAG GGTTTGCTCGAAGCTCGTCAAGAGCTAAGGCCACTTCTGCTGAAGTCTCATGACCGCCTCAAGGATCTATTGTTCTTGGACCTGGCTCTCGATTCTACTGTCAGAACAGCTATTGAAAGAGGATATGAACAACTGAATGATGCTGGACCTGAG AAAATTATGTACTTCATCAGCCTCGTTCTTGAAAATCTTGCCCTTTCCTCAGATGACAATGAAGATCTTATCTACTGCCTGAAG GGATGGCAATTTGCCCTCAGCATGTTCAAGAGCAAAAAAGATCATTGGGCTCTGTATGCAAAATCTGTTCTTGACAGAAGCCGACTGGCACTTCAAAGCAAAGCTGAAAGGTACCTTGAAATTTTGCAACCATCCGCAGAGTATCTTGGATCTTGTCTTGGAGTCGAACAGTGGGCT ATTAGCATATTTACTGAAGAGATCATTCGAGCTGGATCTGCTGCAGCATTGTCGTCACTGGTTAACCGACTTGACCCAGTTCTTAGGCAGACTGCCAACTTAGGAAG TTGGCAGGTTATAAGTCCAGTAGAGGTCGTTGGATATGTCATTGTTGTGGATGAATTGCTCACTGTACAGAACAAAACCTACGACAGACATACGATTATAGTTGCAAACAGAGTAAGAGGAGAGGAGGAAATTCCTGATGGTGCTGTTGCGGTACTTACACCTGACATGCCAGATGTACTATCTCATGTTTCTGTTCGAGCAAGAAATGGAAAG ATCTGCTTCGCGACATGTTTTGATTCTGACATCTTGTCTGATCTGCAAGCAATGGATGGAAAATTGTTGAGTTTAAAACCAACCTCTGCAGATGTGGTCTATAG CGAGGTAAACGATAGTGAACTTTCGAATCTAAGTTCGGACAACTCGGAAGAAGCCCCTCCAAGCATTTCTTTGGTCAAGAAGCAGTTTGTGGGTAGATATGCTATATCGTCTGAGGAGTTCACGAATGACTTG GTTGGTGCTAAATCAAGAAATATTGGATATCTGAAAGGGAAAGTTCCTTCTTGGGTTGGTATCCCAACTTCAGTTGCGCTGCCTTTTGGTGTTTTTGAGAAGGTTATCTCAGAAAAGGCGAATCAG GCGGTGAGTGAGAAATTGCAAGTATTGAAGAAAAGTCTTGATGAGGGAGACCAAGATGCTCTCGGAGGAATCCGTAAGACAGTGTTGGGACTAGTTGCACCCCCAGAACTG GTTGAAGAACTGAAAAGCACTATGAAAAAATCCGACATGCCATGGCCGGGTGATGAAGGTGAACAGAGATGGGAGCAAGCTTGGGCAGCCATTAAAAAG GTCTGGGCTTCAAAATGGAACGAAAGAGCGTATTTCAGCACGAAGAAAGTAAAACTGGATCATGACTATCTCTGCATGGCTGTTTTGGTCCAAGAAGTCATCAATGCGGACTACGCCTTCGTCATTCACACAACCAACCCTTCTTCTGGAGACTCATCAGAGATTTACGCCGAG GTTGTCAAAGGCCTAGGTGAAACTCTTGTAGGAGCATATCCTGGTCGGTCTCTGAGTTTCATCACCAAGAAAAACAACCTCGATTCGCCACTG GTGTTGGGTTACCCAAGCAAACCGATTGGGCTGTTCATAAGACGTTCAATCATCTTCAGGTCTGATTCTAACGGAGAGGATCTCGAAGGTTATGCAGGTGCAGGTCTCTACGACAG TGTACCAATGGATGAGGAAGACAAAGTGGTGCTCGATTACACAACAGATCCTCTGATCACGGACGAGAGCTTCCAGAAAAAGATCCTCTCAGACATTGCACGCGCAGGAGATGCCGTTGAGAAGCTGTATGGAACTGCACAAGACATCGAAGGGGTGATCAGAGACGGGAAGCTCTATGTCGTCCAGACACGACCACAAGTGTGA
- the LOC106309692 gene encoding F-box protein At1g10780 isoform X2: MDSLPDAILQYILSNLTEAKDVASCNCVSKRWKESTDSVKSIKFPRNSFENISDVTASDAIVLKMISSFHRLEELVLYSPFTSKGLASWLTHVCRSLKLLELRMDNLASEEALVEGPLKLDCIGVVKGLETLKLWGVLMMSPPKWDLFPNLRCLEIVGARMDDNALGSALRACPNLSSLLLLACEGIKSISISLPFLEHCKLDFYGQGNTLLSLTAPRIVSLDVQGCSWISVPETSFLKNLSIANVSGRVYMVQFRNLSSLEALSVRGVQWCWDALTTILEQARDVKHLFMKVEFTGNEALQPFPEIDFVEFFKNHPKLQKFDIHGAMFAALCQKNSLKKLETGFAIQCLEEVVITVRSPLNAEQKMNTLESLVRYAKGLKRMVIRVLRMKSNHSSADDFCDDICKFHHMNKHLVHIE; this comes from the exons ATGGACTCTCTTCCCGACGCCATCCTTCAATACATTCTCTCCAACCTCACCGAAGCCAAGGACGTGGCTTCCTGCAACTGCGTCTCCAAGCGATGGAAAGAGTCTACAGACTCCGTCAAGAGCATCAAGTTCCCAAGAAACTCATTCGAAAACATCTCCGACGTTACTGCTTCCGACGCCATCGTTCTCAAGATGATCTCTTCTTTCCACCGCCTCGAGGAGCTTGTCCTCTACAGCCCCTTCACCAGCAAAGGCCTAGCGTCTTGGCTGACGCACGTGTGCCGGTCTCTTAAGCTGTTGGAGCTGAGAATGGATAATCTCGCTAGTGAGGAGGCTCTCGTAGAGGGACCCTTGAAGCTTGATTGTATTGGCGTGGTTAAGGGTTTGGAGACTTTGAAGCTTTGGGGTGTTTTGATGATGAGTCCTCCTAAGTGGGATTTGTTCCCTAACCTTCGTTGTCTTGAGATTGTGGGAGCTAGAATGGATGATAATGCGTTGGGTAGTGCCTTGCGTGCTTGCCCCAATCTGAGTAGCTTGCTTCTACTAGCTTGTGAAGGAATTAAATCTATATCGATCAGCCTGCCGTTTTTGGAGCATTGTAAGCTGGATTTTTACGGACAGGGAAACACATTGCTCTCCCTCACGGCTCCGAGGATAGTGTCTCTTGATGTACAGGGATGTAGCTGGATCAGTGTTCCTGAAACCAGTTTCTTAAAGAACTTATCTATCGCCAATGTTTCTG GGAGAGTTTACATGGTACAGTTCCGAAACCTTTCATCCCTTGAGGCCTTGTCAGTTCGAGGCGTGCAATGGTGTTGGGATGCACTAACCACGATTCTGGAGCAAGCGAGAGACGTGAAGCATCTCTTTATGAAGGTTGAATTCACAGGCAACGAGGCTCTTCAACCTTTCCCTGAGATTGATTTTGTTGAGTTCTTCAAGAACCATCCCAAGCTTCAGAAGTTCGATATCCATGGAGCAATGTTCGCTGCACTTTGCCAGAAAAACAGCCTAAAGAAG CTTGAGACAGGATTTGCAATACAGTGTTTGGAGGAAGTTGTAATCACAGTGAGATCTCCATTGAACGCAGAACAGAAGATGAACACACTTGAATCACTTGTGAGATACGCAAAAGGTTTGAAACGAATGGTGATAAGGGTTCTTAGGATGAAGAGCAACCACAGCAGTGCAGATGATTTCTGCGATGATATCTGCAAGTTCCACCACATGAATAAACATCTTGTTCACATTGAATGA
- the LOC106311931 gene encoding LOW QUALITY PROTEIN: probable aldo-keto reductase 1 (The sequence of the model RefSeq protein was modified relative to this genomic sequence to represent the inferred CDS: deleted 1 base in 1 codon; substituted 2 bases at 2 genomic stop codons), with protein MAAAGEVRRIKLGNQGFEVSAQGLGCMGLSISDGADKLEADHIALIHHAINSGITLLDTSDVYGPEINELLLGKVHIVISKMGELKKLVEXGKIKYIGLSEASASTIRRAHAVHPLTAVQLEWSLWSRDVEEDIIPTCRELGIGIVAYSPLGLGFFAKGPKLIENIDNANYRKGLPRFQQENXDHNKILYEKVNAMAEKKSCTPVQLALAWVHNQGDDVCPFPGTSKIKNLNQNIGALSVKLTSQEMAELEAMGRPDSVKGERSATYIVTYKNSETPPLSSWKTA; from the exons ATGGCGGCTGCTGGTGAAGTGCGGAGGATCAAGCTAGGAAACCAAGGTTTTGAAGTATCAGCGCAAGGTCTTGGTTGTATGGGACTTTCCATCTCGGACGGAGCTGACAAGTTGGAAGCAGATCACATTGCTCTCATTCACCATGCCATCAACTCTGGCATCACGCTCCTAGACACCTCTGACGTCTACGGTCCCGAGATCAACGAGTTGCTTTTGGGAAAGGTTCACATTGTGATTTCAAAGATGGGAGAGCTGAAGAAGCTGGTTGAATAGGGTAAGATAAAGTACATTGGTCTCTCTGAAGCCTCTGCTTCGACTATAAGGAGAGCTCATGCTGTTCACCCGCTCACCGCCGTGCAGCTAGAATGGTCTTTATGGTCCAGAGATGTTGAAGAAGATATCATTCCTACTTGCAGGGAACTTGGGATTGGAATTGTAGCTTACAGTCCTCTGGGACTAGGCTTCTTTGCTAAAGGGCCAAAGCTCATTGAGAATATAGACAATGCTAACTACAGAAAG GGCTTACCGAGATTCCAACAAGAGAACTAAGACCACAACAAGATTCTCTATGAGAAGGTAAATGCAATGGCGGAAAAGAAAAGCTGCACTCCTGTACAACTAGCACTCGCATGGGTTCAC AACCAAGGAGATGATGTCTGCCCCTTTCCAGGAACCTCCAAGATCAAAAACCTTAATCAGAACATTGGAGCTTTATCTGTGAAACTCACAAGCCAAGAGATGGCTGAGCTTGAAGCCATGGGACGTCCAGATTCTGTGAAAGGGGAAAGATCAGCTACTTATATAGTTACCTACAAGAACTCTGAAACTCCACCCTTGTCTTCTTGGAAAACTGCATAA
- the LOC106310701 gene encoding uncharacterized protein LOC106310701, with product MAGRDIFQLRFAAVAVSVAVLTFLVSSQVTEASRMMSLCSHTAYPSLCQPLIKRITNPRRATHKTIQALEAKTKLALADAARYKNGNQAIATCYAVFSDAVYNLANARKSIRKRDVMAMNTFLTAAVSDYGVCVEGFIDANQVNTVQNVAVDLRKISSNCLTLSTLVR from the coding sequence ATGGCGGGCCGTGACATCTTCCAGCTGCGTTTCGCGGCCGTCGCGGTATCCGTCGCCGTTTTGACCTTCCTAGTCTCCAGCCAAGTCACAGAAGCGTCACGTATGATGAGTCTATGCTCTCACACCGCGTATCCATCTCTATGCCAACCTTTGATTAAACGTATCACGAACCCAAGACGCGCCACGCACAAAACCATCCAGGCTTTAGAAGCCAAGACAAAACTGGCTTTAGCTGATGCGGCTAGGTACAAAAATGGTAACCAAGCGATCGCTACGTGTTACGCGGTGTTTAGCGATGCGGTTTATAATCTTGCGAACGCGAGGAAGAGTATAAGGAAACGCGATGTGATGGCGATGAACACGTTTTTGACCGCGGCTGTGTCTGACTACGGAGTATGTGTCGAAGGGTTTATTGACGCGAACCAAGTTAATACGGTTCAGAATGTAGCGGTTGACCTGAGAAAAATTAGCAGCAACTGCTTGACGTTGTCTACATTGGTTAGATGA
- the LOC106309692 gene encoding F-box protein At1g10780 isoform X1, giving the protein MRRSRFRFSYSNMDSLPDAILQYILSNLTEAKDVASCNCVSKRWKESTDSVKSIKFPRNSFENISDVTASDAIVLKMISSFHRLEELVLYSPFTSKGLASWLTHVCRSLKLLELRMDNLASEEALVEGPLKLDCIGVVKGLETLKLWGVLMMSPPKWDLFPNLRCLEIVGARMDDNALGSALRACPNLSSLLLLACEGIKSISISLPFLEHCKLDFYGQGNTLLSLTAPRIVSLDVQGCSWISVPETSFLKNLSIANVSGRVYMVQFRNLSSLEALSVRGVQWCWDALTTILEQARDVKHLFMKVEFTGNEALQPFPEIDFVEFFKNHPKLQKFDIHGAMFAALCQKNSLKKLETGFAIQCLEEVVITVRSPLNAEQKMNTLESLVRYAKGLKRMVIRVLRMKSNHSSADDFCDDICKFHHMNKHLVHIE; this is encoded by the exons ATGCGACGCAGCAGATTCAGATTCTCATACT CCAACATGGACTCTCTTCCCGACGCCATCCTTCAATACATTCTCTCCAACCTCACCGAAGCCAAGGACGTGGCTTCCTGCAACTGCGTCTCCAAGCGATGGAAAGAGTCTACAGACTCCGTCAAGAGCATCAAGTTCCCAAGAAACTCATTCGAAAACATCTCCGACGTTACTGCTTCCGACGCCATCGTTCTCAAGATGATCTCTTCTTTCCACCGCCTCGAGGAGCTTGTCCTCTACAGCCCCTTCACCAGCAAAGGCCTAGCGTCTTGGCTGACGCACGTGTGCCGGTCTCTTAAGCTGTTGGAGCTGAGAATGGATAATCTCGCTAGTGAGGAGGCTCTCGTAGAGGGACCCTTGAAGCTTGATTGTATTGGCGTGGTTAAGGGTTTGGAGACTTTGAAGCTTTGGGGTGTTTTGATGATGAGTCCTCCTAAGTGGGATTTGTTCCCTAACCTTCGTTGTCTTGAGATTGTGGGAGCTAGAATGGATGATAATGCGTTGGGTAGTGCCTTGCGTGCTTGCCCCAATCTGAGTAGCTTGCTTCTACTAGCTTGTGAAGGAATTAAATCTATATCGATCAGCCTGCCGTTTTTGGAGCATTGTAAGCTGGATTTTTACGGACAGGGAAACACATTGCTCTCCCTCACGGCTCCGAGGATAGTGTCTCTTGATGTACAGGGATGTAGCTGGATCAGTGTTCCTGAAACCAGTTTCTTAAAGAACTTATCTATCGCCAATGTTTCTG GGAGAGTTTACATGGTACAGTTCCGAAACCTTTCATCCCTTGAGGCCTTGTCAGTTCGAGGCGTGCAATGGTGTTGGGATGCACTAACCACGATTCTGGAGCAAGCGAGAGACGTGAAGCATCTCTTTATGAAGGTTGAATTCACAGGCAACGAGGCTCTTCAACCTTTCCCTGAGATTGATTTTGTTGAGTTCTTCAAGAACCATCCCAAGCTTCAGAAGTTCGATATCCATGGAGCAATGTTCGCTGCACTTTGCCAGAAAAACAGCCTAAAGAAG CTTGAGACAGGATTTGCAATACAGTGTTTGGAGGAAGTTGTAATCACAGTGAGATCTCCATTGAACGCAGAACAGAAGATGAACACACTTGAATCACTTGTGAGATACGCAAAAGGTTTGAAACGAATGGTGATAAGGGTTCTTAGGATGAAGAGCAACCACAGCAGTGCAGATGATTTCTGCGATGATATCTGCAAGTTCCACCACATGAATAAACATCTTGTTCACATTGAATGA